Proteins from a genomic interval of Ferrovibrio terrae:
- the serA gene encoding phosphoglycerate dehydrogenase, whose product MVKVLISDELSPAAVDIFKTRGVEVDIKTGLKPDELLAIIGDYDGLAIRSATKVTAKVLEAAKKLKVVGRAGIGVDNVDIPAATARGVCVMNTPFGNSITTAEHAVAMMMALAREIPLADRSTQAGKWEKNRFMGVELYGKTLGLIGCGNIGSIVADRAQGLKMRVIGYDPFLTPERATSLGIEKVELDELLARADFISLHTPLTEQTRNILDAKALAKAKKGLRIINCARGGLVDEAALKDALDNGQVAGAAFDVFVTEPAKENVLFNHERFIATPHLGASTNEAQENVALQVAEQISDYLLSGAVTNALNMPSVSAEDAPKLRPYMKLAEQLGSFVGQLAEANLTKVMIEYEGHVATLNTRPLTAIVLEGLLRRQLSSVNMVNAPLVAKERNIEVSEVKHEREGDYATLMRVTIHADKVRHLSGTLFANKNPRVVEIKGIDIDAELGPHMLYVTNADKPGFIGRLGTVLGDAGINIATFHLGRAARGEDAICLVEVDGPIPADVAEKVKAIPGVRQATPLQF is encoded by the coding sequence ATGGTCAAGGTTCTGATCTCCGACGAACTGAGCCCCGCCGCCGTCGACATCTTCAAGACCCGCGGCGTCGAGGTGGACATCAAGACCGGCCTGAAGCCGGATGAACTGCTCGCCATCATCGGCGATTACGATGGCCTGGCGATCCGCTCGGCCACCAAGGTCACCGCCAAGGTGCTGGAAGCCGCCAAGAAGCTGAAGGTCGTCGGTCGCGCCGGCATCGGCGTCGATAACGTGGATATCCCGGCCGCCACCGCGCGCGGCGTCTGCGTGATGAACACCCCGTTCGGCAATTCGATCACCACCGCTGAACATGCCGTCGCCATGATGATGGCGCTGGCCCGCGAAATCCCGCTGGCCGACCGCTCCACCCAGGCCGGCAAGTGGGAAAAGAACCGCTTCATGGGCGTCGAGCTGTATGGCAAGACGCTCGGCCTGATCGGCTGCGGCAATATCGGCTCGATCGTGGCCGACCGCGCGCAAGGCCTGAAGATGCGGGTGATCGGCTACGATCCCTTCCTGACGCCGGAACGCGCCACCTCGCTGGGCATCGAGAAGGTGGAGCTGGATGAATTGCTGGCCCGCGCCGACTTCATCAGCCTGCACACCCCGCTGACCGAGCAGACCAGGAACATCCTCGACGCCAAGGCGCTGGCCAAGGCCAAGAAGGGCCTGCGTATCATCAACTGCGCTCGCGGTGGCCTCGTGGACGAGGCGGCCCTGAAAGACGCTTTGGATAATGGCCAGGTGGCCGGCGCCGCCTTCGACGTGTTCGTCACCGAGCCGGCGAAGGAAAACGTGCTGTTCAACCACGAGCGTTTCATCGCCACGCCGCATCTCGGCGCCTCGACCAACGAGGCGCAGGAGAATGTGGCCCTGCAGGTGGCCGAACAGATCAGCGACTACCTGCTGAGTGGCGCCGTCACCAACGCGCTGAACATGCCGTCGGTCTCGGCGGAGGATGCCCCGAAGCTGCGCCCCTACATGAAGCTGGCCGAACAGCTCGGCAGCTTTGTCGGCCAGCTGGCCGAAGCCAACCTGACCAAGGTGATGATCGAGTACGAAGGCCATGTCGCGACGCTGAATACGCGCCCGCTCACGGCCATCGTGCTGGAAGGCCTGCTGCGGCGTCAGCTCAGCAGCGTCAATATGGTCAATGCCCCGCTGGTGGCCAAGGAGCGCAATATCGAGGTCTCCGAGGTGAAGCATGAGCGCGAAGGTGACTATGCCACGCTGATGCGCGTCACCATCCATGCCGACAAGGTGCGCCATCTCTCGGGCACGCTGTTCGCCAACAAGAACCCGCGTGTCGTCGAAATCAAGGGGATCGATATCGACGCCGAGCTGGGCCCGCACATGCTCTATGTCACCAATGCTGACAAGCCGGGCTTCATCGGCCGTCTCGGCACGGTGCTGGGCGATGCAGGCATCAACATCGCCACCTTCCATCTCGGTCGCGCCGCGCGCGGCGAGGATGCGATCTGCCTGGTCGAAGTCGATGGTCCCATCCCGGCCGATGTGGCCGAGAAGGTGAAAGCGATTCCGGGCGTGCGTCAGGCCACCCCGTTGCAGTTCTAA
- a CDS encoding phosphoserine transaminase: MTKPASRPNSAHFSSGPCAKRPGWTPELLKNALVGRSHRSKEGKQRLVDAIELHRKLLGIPADYKIGIVPASDTGAVEMALWSMLGARGVDVLAWESFGAGWGSDISKELKLKDVRTLKAGYGEIPDLKQVDWTRDVVFTWNGTTSGVKVPNGDWISDTREGLAICDATSAVFAMDLPWSKLDVTTWSWQKATGGEAAHGMIVLSPRAVQRLETYTPAWPLPKIFRMAKDGKLIDGIFKGETINTPSMLCVEDILDALKWGESVGGLKGMIARSEANLKAISDWKAQTPWVDFLAGDAAVRSNTSICLKVVDPWFTALGPKDQEAAAKQIAAILEKEGVAMDIAHYRDAPPGLRIWGGATVETSDIAALCPWLDWAFAEVKANYKPAAAA, from the coding sequence ATGACCAAGCCTGCTTCGCGCCCCAATTCCGCGCATTTCTCTTCCGGCCCCTGCGCCAAGCGCCCCGGCTGGACCCCCGAACTCCTCAAGAATGCCCTGGTTGGCCGCTCGCATCGCTCGAAAGAGGGCAAGCAGCGTCTGGTCGATGCCATCGAGTTGCATCGCAAGCTGCTCGGCATTCCGGCTGATTACAAGATCGGCATCGTGCCGGCCTCCGATACCGGCGCCGTGGAAATGGCGCTGTGGTCGATGCTGGGTGCGCGCGGCGTCGATGTCCTGGCCTGGGAAAGCTTCGGCGCCGGCTGGGGCTCGGACATTTCCAAGGAGCTGAAGCTCAAGGATGTCCGCACGCTGAAGGCCGGCTACGGCGAGATTCCCGATCTCAAGCAGGTCGACTGGACCCGCGACGTCGTCTTCACCTGGAACGGCACCACATCAGGCGTGAAGGTGCCGAACGGCGACTGGATTTCTGACACCCGTGAAGGCCTTGCGATCTGCGACGCCACCTCGGCTGTATTCGCCATGGACCTGCCGTGGTCGAAGCTGGATGTCACGACCTGGTCGTGGCAGAAGGCGACCGGCGGCGAAGCGGCGCATGGCATGATCGTGCTGAGCCCGCGCGCCGTGCAGCGTCTGGAAACCTACACGCCGGCCTGGCCGCTGCCGAAGATTTTCCGCATGGCCAAGGATGGCAAGCTGATCGACGGCATCTTCAAGGGTGAGACGATCAACACGCCCTCCATGCTCTGCGTGGAAGACATTCTCGACGCCCTGAAATGGGGCGAGAGCGTCGGTGGCCTGAAGGGCATGATCGCCCGTTCGGAAGCCAACCTGAAGGCGATCTCGGACTGGAAGGCCCAAACCCCCTGGGTCGACTTCCTCGCCGGCGATGCGGCCGTACGCTCCAACACCTCGATCTGCCTCAAGGTGGTCGATCCCTGGTTCACCGCGCTGGGTCCGAAGGACCAGGAAGCGGCGGCCAAGCAGATCGCCGCCATCCTGGAGAAGGAAGGTGTGGCCATGGACATCGCGCATTACCGCGATGCCCCGCCGGGCCTGCGCATCTGGGGCGGCGCCACGGTGGAAACCAGCGACATCGCCGCGCTCTGCCCCTGGCTCGACTGGGCCTTCGCGGAAGTGAAGGCCAACTACAAGCCGGCTGCGGCCGCCTGA
- a CDS encoding response regulator has product MRLLLIEDETALLDLIQRSLARAGFTVDTAGAAEGARDALAASRYDAIVLDLGLPDEDGLVILKDLRTKRDTTPVLILTARDGVNDRVAGLNSGADDYLLKPFAVDELIARLKALLRRPNGALGVVLEAGNISFDTVGRTVAIGDQTLPLTAREMALLENLLRRVGRVVPKRHLEERIYGFDDEVTPNSLEVLLHRLRRKLAGSGFSGEIHTVRGVGYLLSETPA; this is encoded by the coding sequence ATGCGCCTGCTGCTGATCGAAGATGAAACTGCACTGCTTGACCTGATACAGCGGAGCCTGGCTCGCGCAGGTTTCACCGTCGATACCGCCGGGGCGGCGGAAGGGGCGCGTGATGCGCTGGCGGCGTCGCGCTACGACGCCATTGTTCTCGATCTCGGCCTGCCGGATGAAGATGGCCTGGTGATCCTGAAGGACCTTCGCACCAAACGCGACACAACACCGGTGCTGATCCTCACGGCACGCGATGGCGTCAACGACCGCGTGGCGGGGCTGAACAGCGGCGCCGACGACTATCTGCTGAAACCTTTTGCCGTCGACGAGCTGATCGCGCGGCTGAAGGCCCTGCTGCGTCGCCCCAATGGTGCGCTCGGCGTAGTGCTGGAAGCCGGCAACATCTCCTTCGATACCGTCGGCCGCACTGTCGCCATCGGAGACCAGACCCTGCCACTGACCGCCCGCGAAATGGCATTGCTGGAAAATCTGCTGAGGCGGGTTGGCCGCGTGGTGCCGAAGCGCCACCTGGAGGAGCGCATTTACGGCTTCGACGATGAGGTGACGCCGAACTCGCTTGAGGTCCTGCTGCATCGTCTGCGCCGCAAACTGGCCGGCAGCGGTTTCTCGGGCGAGATTCATACCGTGCGCGGCGTGGGCTATCTGCTGTCGGAAACTCCCGCATGA
- a CDS encoding sensor histidine kinase, with translation MNRHWSLQARLAWRLGLVLLGSTLLVAMVISQYAWFALDNLDDVGLQIQAKQIAPHARVRNGIMSVTLPQELEQAYRSSGDGYLYAVIDPTGQIVAASSDKARTAFADLSFSRHADGETVFRLLDAGGGESSYYALQSSEGLPAGYRVIVAQGQIHPDVYIDTLLSEFALHIGWTVPVVLAAALLMAAWTIRTSLRPIKELSARALQIGPETRNLRLPTDDVADEIRALPIAINAALDRLEQGFEMQRRFTANAAHELRTPLAVLTARVAELEPSPEMRHLADDIARMNRLVSQLLQVSRLEGAPLQFATVDLNSVAETVVTFLAPLAIGAHKTLALTAAPHPILVKGAAEALENALRNLVENAIVHTAPGTEVTIIVTPEPAIAVRDHGPGVPPGQRNEIFERFWRGRVRLQSGGAGLGLAIVAETMRGHGGSVSVSDSAGGGAEFVLHFPASNGEAS, from the coding sequence ATGAACCGCCATTGGTCGTTGCAGGCGCGCCTGGCCTGGCGGCTGGGGCTGGTGCTGTTGGGGTCGACACTGCTGGTCGCCATGGTTATCAGCCAGTATGCCTGGTTCGCGCTCGACAATCTTGATGACGTCGGGTTGCAGATTCAGGCCAAGCAGATCGCGCCGCATGCGCGGGTCCGCAACGGCATCATGAGCGTCACGCTGCCGCAGGAACTGGAACAGGCTTATCGCAGCTCCGGCGATGGCTATCTCTACGCCGTGATCGATCCAACCGGCCAGATCGTGGCTGCCTCCAGCGACAAGGCCCGCACCGCCTTTGCCGACCTGTCCTTCAGCCGCCACGCCGATGGCGAGACGGTTTTCCGTCTGCTTGATGCCGGGGGCGGCGAAAGCAGTTATTACGCACTCCAGAGCAGCGAAGGATTGCCCGCCGGTTATCGCGTGATCGTGGCACAGGGGCAGATCCACCCCGATGTCTACATCGACACCCTGCTCAGCGAATTCGCCCTGCATATCGGATGGACCGTGCCCGTGGTGCTGGCGGCAGCACTGCTGATGGCGGCATGGACGATCCGCACCAGCCTCCGGCCGATCAAGGAGCTGTCGGCGCGCGCACTGCAGATCGGCCCGGAGACCCGCAACCTGCGCCTGCCGACCGACGATGTGGCGGATGAAATCCGCGCACTGCCGATTGCCATCAACGCCGCTCTCGACCGCCTGGAACAGGGCTTTGAGATGCAGCGACGTTTCACCGCCAACGCCGCCCATGAACTACGCACGCCACTGGCCGTTCTCACTGCGCGGGTTGCCGAACTCGAACCCAGTCCGGAAATGCGCCACCTGGCCGACGACATCGCCCGCATGAACCGGCTGGTGAGCCAGTTGCTGCAGGTGTCGCGACTGGAAGGCGCGCCGCTGCAATTCGCCACCGTCGATCTGAACAGCGTGGCGGAAACGGTGGTCACCTTTCTGGCGCCGCTGGCCATCGGCGCGCACAAGACGCTGGCCCTGACGGCCGCTCCGCACCCCATACTGGTAAAAGGCGCGGCCGAGGCGCTGGAAAATGCCCTGCGCAATCTCGTCGAAAATGCCATTGTCCATACTGCGCCTGGCACTGAAGTGACGATCATCGTCACCCCGGAACCTGCCATCGCGGTGCGCGATCATGGTCCTGGCGTGCCGCCGGGTCAGCGTAATGAGATATTCGAGCGATTCTGGCGCGGCCGGGTCCGGCTGCAGAGTGGCGGCGCCGGGCTTGGCCTGGCCATCGTGGCAGAAACCATGCGCGGCCACGGCGGCAGCGTCTCGGTCAGTGATTCAGCGGGCGGCGGGGCTGAATTCGTCCTGCACTTCCCGGCCTCCAATGGCGAGGCCTCGTAA
- a CDS encoding LTA synthase family protein — protein sequence MLLTPRREIAPFQTPDRIPPRLGFWLLCLGIFMVLSAAVRLTLTIWIALDTPDSFLSFAVAWLVGLADDAATAVLLGLPFLLGLYLLIRVFRWRTGKALAHLLLVGLLGLAVFAAVAELFFWDEYNSRFNGIAVYYLIFPKEVLGNIRESFDLRIYLPAIAAIVLAIYAVLRRRLNHVLETPLQSGEWRRSAAVAAAATLLALPFLLGGPYEPVIARTTNELAVNGMHSILNAFLTNDSKYDGIYPGIDEAEAIPLLRDMVRQDNTTNLATPGERSLRRHIDNGPMPAKKLNVVLVLEESFGSVYFEDVFEDRQRDYRNTVSPNWHRIAEDSLLFTNIYATGDRTVRALEAIFTSFPPIPGISTARRNGSEGMNSLPFLLRQFGYRSTFLYGGPTSFDNMGYFWRSIGFDRVLGQSDIADRGFKTIWGVADEYMFKEALARIDDMAAEPGPFFFACLTVSNHRPFRYPDGRIPQRPGLGFKEQAAAYADWSLGQFIDAARDKPWFDDTVFVLIGDHGPKVWGAAQIPVQGFRVPLVIYAPKHLKPARNPVLGSSMDVAPTLLGLLGLSYDSPFFGIDLHRVPPGGGRIAMAHNFDVAVGDGRNAVILTPKGATRPYAMQPGPFQLQPVPAETVPALIMKQAAAQTQTAHRMFYARQYHELSEKP from the coding sequence ATGCTGCTCACGCCCCGGCGCGAAATCGCCCCTTTCCAGACACCAGACCGCATTCCGCCCAGACTCGGCTTCTGGCTGCTGTGCCTCGGCATCTTCATGGTGCTGTCGGCAGCCGTGCGACTGACACTGACGATCTGGATCGCCCTCGATACACCGGATTCGTTCCTGTCCTTTGCCGTGGCGTGGCTGGTCGGTCTGGCGGATGATGCTGCAACAGCCGTGCTGCTCGGCCTGCCGTTTCTGCTGGGACTCTATCTGCTGATTCGCGTCTTCCGGTGGCGCACCGGCAAGGCTCTGGCACATCTGCTGCTCGTGGGACTGCTCGGCCTCGCAGTCTTCGCCGCCGTGGCAGAGCTGTTTTTCTGGGACGAATACAACAGCCGCTTCAATGGCATTGCGGTCTACTACCTGATCTTCCCCAAGGAAGTGCTGGGCAATATCCGGGAATCCTTCGACCTGCGGATCTATCTGCCGGCAATCGCGGCCATCGTCCTGGCCATCTATGCTGTTTTGCGGCGTCGCCTGAATCATGTGCTGGAGACGCCGCTCCAGTCCGGCGAATGGCGACGCAGCGCAGCTGTCGCTGCCGCAGCAACATTGCTGGCCCTGCCCTTCCTCCTCGGCGGCCCCTATGAACCGGTCATCGCGCGGACCACGAACGAGCTGGCCGTCAACGGCATGCACAGCATCCTGAATGCCTTCCTGACCAACGACAGCAAGTATGACGGCATCTATCCCGGTATCGACGAGGCCGAAGCCATCCCCCTGCTGCGTGACATGGTGCGGCAGGACAACACGACCAACCTGGCGACGCCGGGCGAGCGCAGCCTGCGCCGACACATCGACAACGGCCCGATGCCGGCGAAAAAGCTGAATGTGGTTCTCGTGCTCGAGGAATCCTTCGGCTCGGTCTATTTCGAAGATGTCTTCGAAGACCGGCAGCGTGACTATCGAAACACCGTGTCACCGAACTGGCACCGGATCGCGGAAGACAGCCTGCTCTTCACCAATATCTATGCCACCGGCGATCGCACGGTGCGCGCGCTGGAGGCCATCTTCACGTCGTTTCCGCCGATCCCCGGCATTTCCACGGCACGCCGCAACGGTTCCGAAGGCATGAATTCCCTGCCTTTCCTGCTCAGGCAGTTCGGTTATCGCTCGACCTTCCTTTACGGTGGACCAACCAGTTTCGACAATATGGGGTACTTCTGGCGCAGCATCGGATTCGACCGGGTGCTGGGCCAGAGCGACATCGCCGACCGCGGCTTCAAAACCATCTGGGGCGTGGCCGACGAATACATGTTCAAGGAGGCGCTCGCGCGCATCGACGACATGGCGGCTGAACCCGGGCCGTTTTTCTTTGCCTGCCTGACGGTCAGCAACCACCGCCCCTTCCGCTATCCCGATGGCCGGATTCCCCAGCGGCCAGGCCTCGGATTCAAGGAGCAGGCTGCTGCCTATGCCGACTGGTCGCTGGGCCAGTTCATCGACGCCGCCCGCGACAAGCCATGGTTCGACGACACCGTCTTCGTGCTGATCGGCGATCACGGACCGAAGGTCTGGGGCGCGGCGCAGATCCCGGTGCAGGGTTTCCGCGTGCCGCTGGTGATCTACGCGCCCAAGCATCTCAAACCGGCCCGCAATCCCGTGCTGGGCTCGAGCATGGACGTCGCCCCCACCCTGCTCGGCCTGCTGGGCCTGAGCTACGACAGCCCGTTCTTCGGCATCGACCTGCATCGCGTGCCGCCGGGCGGCGGCCGGATCGCCATGGCGCATAATTTCGATGTGGCGGTGGGCGATGGCCGCAATGCCGTGATCCTGACTCCGAAAGGCGCCACGCGCCCTTATGCAATGCAGCCGGGTCCGTTCCAGCTGCAGCCCGTGCCTGCCGAAACCGTTCCCGCGCTGATCATGAAACAGGCAGCCGCACAGACACAGACCGCGCATCGCATGTTTTATGCCCGGCAGTATCACGAACTTTCGGAAAAACCCTAG
- a CDS encoding Bug family tripartite tricarboxylate transporter substrate binding protein produces MRRILALTAVASGALLAAMSFAPGAAQAQTWPDKPITFIVPFPAGGGTDAFARPLAAHLGNQLGKQIVIDNRGGAGGTLGAGLAARAPADGYNFFIGGAHHAIAPSVYPKLDYDIEKDFIPVILIAQPPQVVVVNASRTSATTLKQLIDEAKAKPGKLSYGSAGNGTSHHLAGELFKILTKTDIAHVPYRGAGPAMQDLVGGQGIEMIFDGLGSSAAQIKGGRIKPLAVAAEQRSPAFPDIPTAKEAGLDGYVVSTWYAMWAPKGTPQPVIDRMTKEVQTAMKSPELTEIWKNNGSAVPNVAGAAFGTFLNAEIKRWAEVAKASGARID; encoded by the coding sequence ATGCGGCGGATTCTGGCATTAACGGCAGTGGCATCGGGTGCGCTTCTCGCTGCAATGAGCTTTGCGCCCGGCGCTGCCCAGGCGCAGACCTGGCCCGACAAGCCCATCACCTTCATCGTGCCCTTCCCGGCCGGTGGCGGTACCGATGCTTTCGCCCGTCCGCTGGCAGCCCATCTGGGCAACCAGCTTGGGAAGCAGATCGTGATCGACAACCGCGGCGGCGCGGGCGGCACGCTCGGCGCCGGTCTTGCGGCACGCGCGCCGGCCGATGGCTATAACTTCTTCATCGGCGGTGCGCACCATGCCATCGCGCCCTCGGTCTATCCGAAGCTGGATTACGACATCGAGAAGGACTTCATCCCGGTTATCCTGATCGCGCAGCCGCCGCAGGTGGTGGTGGTCAACGCCAGCCGCACCTCGGCAACGACGCTGAAGCAGCTGATCGACGAAGCCAAGGCCAAGCCGGGCAAGCTGTCTTACGGTTCGGCCGGCAACGGCACCTCGCATCATCTGGCGGGCGAGCTGTTCAAGATCCTGACCAAGACCGACATCGCCCATGTGCCGTATCGTGGCGCCGGCCCGGCGATGCAGGATCTGGTCGGCGGCCAGGGCATCGAGATGATCTTCGACGGCCTGGGCTCCTCGGCCGCGCAGATCAAGGGCGGTCGCATCAAGCCGCTGGCGGTTGCGGCCGAACAGCGCTCGCCGGCCTTCCCCGATATCCCGACCGCGAAGGAAGCCGGCCTGGATGGCTATGTGGTTTCGACCTGGTATGCCATGTGGGCGCCCAAGGGCACGCCGCAGCCGGTCATCGATCGCATGACCAAGGAAGTGCAGACCGCGATGAAATCGCCGGAACTGACGGAAATCTGGAAGAACAACGGCTCGGCCGTTCCGAATGTCGCGGGCGCGGCTTTCGGTACTTTCCTCAATGCCGAAATCAAGCGCTGGGCCGAAGTGGCCAAGGCATCGGGCGCCCGGATCGATTGA
- a CDS encoding TMEM165/GDT1 family protein, whose protein sequence is MFAAPELSAFLTTTGVVAVAEIGDKTQLLSLLLAARFNRPWPILAGILAATVANHLAAAALGVWLEDLLAPQVLRWVLIASFVAMAVWTLIPDKLEDDAAQNTGRWGAFLTTLAMFFIAEIGDKTQLATTALAARYDAILIVTFASTLGLMLANVPVVFLGKALMRRLPLNLARYLAASAFLLLALVLLLTG, encoded by the coding sequence ATGTTTGCTGCCCCGGAATTATCCGCCTTCCTTACCACCACCGGCGTGGTTGCCGTCGCCGAGATCGGCGACAAGACGCAACTGCTGTCGCTGCTGCTGGCGGCGCGCTTCAACCGGCCCTGGCCGATCCTGGCCGGTATCCTTGCCGCCACCGTCGCCAATCATCTGGCCGCCGCCGCACTGGGTGTGTGGCTCGAAGACCTGCTGGCGCCGCAGGTGCTGCGCTGGGTGCTGATTGCCTCTTTCGTGGCGATGGCGGTGTGGACGCTGATCCCCGACAAGCTCGAAGACGACGCTGCACAAAACACCGGGCGCTGGGGCGCGTTCCTCACCACGCTGGCGATGTTCTTCATCGCCGAGATCGGTGACAAGACGCAGCTGGCCACCACGGCGCTGGCCGCGCGCTACGACGCGATCCTGATTGTCACATTCGCCAGCACGCTGGGCCTGATGCTGGCGAATGTGCCCGTCGTGTTTCTCGGCAAGGCGCTGATGCGCCGCCTGCCGCTGAATCTCGCGCGCTATCTGGCAGCGTCAGCCTTCCTGCTGCTCGCGCTGGTGCTGCTGCTGACCGGCTGA
- a CDS encoding YifB family Mg chelatase-like AAA ATPase: MVARCRTVAFQGIEVMPVEAQVQLANGLPAFAVVGLADKAVGESRERVRGALGAIGLALPPKRITVNLAPADLPKEGSHYDLPIALALLAAMGVLPPDALDGYLALGELGLDGAVGPVTGILPAALSAHAQDRGLICPQAQGSEAAWAGDAERVLATPSLLALINHFKGSQVLPNPRPGIAAEDGATLPDLRDIKGQESAKRALEVAAAGSHNLLLIGPPGAGKSMLAQRLPGILPPLDSAEILEVSMIASLAGQLPDGKLTRRRPFRAPHHSASMAALVGGGLRVKPGEVSLAHLGVLFLDELPEFNRQTLDSLRQPLETGECVVARANAHVSYPARVQLVAAMNPCRCGHLGDPAQACSRAPKCGADYQARLSGPLLDRIDLTLEVPAVSPDDLAAPPPSEDSATVAARVAQARDIQRDRYARTGSGGLSKDGRDVIRTNAQADGQLLERIAAPDDAGRNLLTEAAKAMHLTARGYHRVLRVARTLADLDGCDSVRRMHVAEALSYRRLGFVR; this comes from the coding sequence ATGGTCGCACGTTGCCGCACGGTCGCATTCCAGGGCATCGAAGTGATGCCGGTCGAGGCGCAGGTGCAACTGGCAAACGGCCTGCCCGCCTTTGCCGTGGTCGGCCTCGCCGACAAGGCAGTGGGCGAGAGCCGTGAACGCGTGCGCGGCGCACTTGGCGCCATCGGTCTGGCCCTGCCGCCCAAACGCATCACCGTCAATCTCGCACCCGCCGACCTGCCCAAGGAAGGCAGCCATTACGACCTGCCGATTGCGCTGGCGCTGCTCGCGGCGATGGGCGTGCTGCCGCCCGATGCACTGGACGGCTATCTCGCGCTCGGCGAACTCGGCCTCGACGGCGCGGTCGGGCCCGTCACCGGCATATTGCCGGCCGCTCTCTCAGCGCATGCGCAGGATCGCGGCCTGATCTGTCCGCAGGCACAGGGCAGCGAGGCGGCCTGGGCCGGCGATGCCGAACGCGTGCTGGCAACGCCCTCGCTGCTGGCGCTGATCAATCACTTCAAGGGCAGCCAGGTGCTGCCCAACCCACGACCAGGTATTGCCGCCGAGGACGGCGCGACTCTGCCCGACCTGCGCGACATCAAGGGCCAGGAAAGCGCCAAACGTGCGCTGGAAGTCGCTGCAGCAGGCTCGCACAATCTGCTGCTGATCGGTCCGCCGGGCGCGGGCAAGTCGATGCTGGCCCAGCGCCTGCCTGGCATCTTGCCGCCGCTGGATTCGGCCGAGATTCTCGAAGTCAGCATGATCGCCTCGCTGGCCGGACAGTTGCCGGATGGCAAACTGACACGCCGCCGTCCGTTCCGCGCGCCGCATCATTCGGCCTCGATGGCGGCGCTGGTCGGCGGCGGGTTGCGCGTGAAGCCCGGCGAAGTCAGCCTCGCGCATCTCGGCGTGCTGTTCCTCGACGAGCTGCCCGAATTCAATCGCCAGACGCTCGACAGTCTGCGTCAGCCGCTGGAGACCGGCGAATGCGTGGTGGCGCGCGCCAATGCGCATGTCAGTTATCCGGCCCGCGTGCAGCTGGTGGCGGCGATGAATCCCTGTCGCTGCGGCCATCTCGGCGATCCGGCCCAGGCCTGCAGCCGCGCACCGAAATGCGGCGCCGATTATCAGGCACGCCTGTCGGGTCCGCTGCTCGACCGCATCGATCTCACGCTCGAAGTGCCGGCCGTCAGCCCCGATGATCTGGCCGCGCCACCGCCGAGCGAAGACTCAGCCACGGTTGCCGCCCGCGTGGCACAGGCGCGCGACATCCAGCGCGACCGCTATGCCCGCACCGGCAGCGGCGGGCTGTCGAAAGACGGCCGCGACGTGATCCGCACCAATGCGCAGGCCGATGGCCAGCTGCTGGAGCGGATCGCCGCGCCCGACGATGCCGGGCGGAATCTGCTCACCGAAGCGGCCAAGGCGATGCACCTGACCGCGCGCGGCTACCACCGCGTGCTGCGCGTCGCGCGTACTCTGGCCGACCTCGACGGCTGCGACAGCGTGCGCCGCATGCATGTGGCGGAAGCCCTGAGCTATCGCAGGCTGGGGTTTGTGCGGTGA
- a CDS encoding bile acid:sodium symporter family protein translates to MEGDIVTTILLPGILAFIMFSLGLGLTVEDFVRIVRQPRALLVGVLCHFVLLPLICFLLLKAVGIGGVFAIGFMILAACPTGTTSNLLTYIARGDVALAVSFTAVASVATIFTLPPIVIWSMQHFGGNAQGAGGAGVTVPVGLMMGQIFLMLGVPVGLGMLVRARWPDGALRWEPRATRVAAVLFILIVLGAVAKNWVLLRDNFGSLAGFAIGLNLLMLAVGFLVAWLARLSRRQSVTLGIETAVQNATLAIVIASTVLQDDALAIPGGLYGVLMYAGGLLFAFGMRRFTRS, encoded by the coding sequence ATGGAAGGCGATATCGTAACCACCATCCTGCTGCCGGGCATTCTGGCCTTCATCATGTTCTCGCTCGGCCTCGGCCTGACCGTCGAGGATTTCGTGCGCATCGTGCGACAGCCGCGCGCGCTTCTCGTCGGCGTGCTGTGTCATTTCGTGCTGCTGCCCCTGATCTGCTTCCTGCTGCTCAAGGCGGTCGGCATCGGCGGCGTCTTCGCCATCGGTTTCATGATTCTCGCCGCCTGTCCTACCGGCACCACTTCGAACCTGCTTACCTATATCGCGCGCGGCGATGTGGCGCTGGCGGTCAGCTTCACGGCGGTGGCCAGCGTGGCGACGATCTTCACCCTGCCGCCGATCGTGATCTGGTCGATGCAGCATTTCGGCGGCAACGCGCAAGGAGCAGGCGGGGCCGGCGTCACCGTGCCGGTCGGCCTGATGATGGGGCAGATTTTCCTGATGCTCGGCGTGCCGGTCGGTCTGGGCATGCTGGTGCGCGCCCGCTGGCCGGACGGCGCGCTGCGCTGGGAGCCGCGGGCGACGCGCGTGGCGGCCGTGCTGTTCATCCTCATCGTGCTCGGCGCGGTGGCCAAGAACTGGGTGTTGCTGCGCGACAATTTCGGCAGCCTCGCGGGTTTCGCCATCGGGCTCAATCTGCTGATGCTCGCCGTCGGTTTCCTGGTCGCCTGGCTGGCGCGGTTGTCGCGCCGCCAGTCGGTCACGCTCGGCATCGAGACGGCCGTGCAGAATGCGACGCTTGCCATCGTGATCGCCAGCACCGTGCTGCAGGATGACGCGCTGGCAATACCGGGCGGTCTCTATGGCGTGCTGATGTATGCTGGCGGGCTGCTGTTCGCCTTCGGCATGCGGCGGTTTACCCGCAGCTAG